Proteins encoded by one window of Candidatus Nitrosocosmicus hydrocola:
- a CDS encoding homocysteine S-methyltransferase family protein, with protein sequence MTSFLSELNNRILLFDGAMGTEIQKFSPKESDYLNNKDGFNDSLNFTRPEWIRKIHLNYIEAGSECIETNTFGSNKLKLEEFGEGDKTLEFNIQATNLVKEAASESKKKIFIIGSMGPTGFLPSSNDPDLGNIALDKIEEAYYWQAQGLIEGGCHVLLIETGQDVLEMKLAVEGSFRAMKKLDKSIPIISNVTLDQYGKMLLGTNVQSAYTTLSNLGIDIFGLNCSTGPVEMTPSIHWLCEQKEIPILVMPNAGMPINENGMAKYLMSANEISAKLYEFVNKYEMVKIIGGCCGTSPEHILQLRHMLDHRNQTKGNE encoded by the coding sequence TTGACTTCTTTTCTAAGCGAATTAAATAATAGAATCCTCCTCTTTGATGGCGCGATGGGCACAGAAATTCAAAAGTTTTCACCTAAAGAAAGTGATTATCTAAATAATAAAGATGGCTTTAACGACAGTTTGAATTTTACTAGACCTGAATGGATAAGGAAAATACATCTTAACTATATCGAAGCTGGAAGCGAATGTATAGAGACAAACACCTTTGGAAGTAACAAACTAAAGCTTGAAGAATTTGGCGAAGGAGATAAAACTCTGGAATTTAATATTCAAGCAACGAATCTGGTGAAGGAGGCAGCATCAGAATCGAAAAAGAAAATATTTATTATTGGTTCTATGGGTCCAACCGGGTTTCTACCAAGTTCTAATGATCCTGATCTAGGTAACATTGCTTTGGATAAGATTGAGGAGGCATATTACTGGCAAGCTCAGGGTTTGATCGAGGGAGGTTGCCATGTACTCTTGATTGAAACTGGGCAAGATGTATTAGAAATGAAGCTCGCTGTTGAAGGGAGCTTTAGGGCAATGAAGAAGTTGGACAAATCTATCCCGATTATATCCAATGTTACTTTGGATCAGTATGGCAAGATGCTTTTAGGTACAAACGTACAGTCCGCATATACTACGCTAAGTAATTTGGGTATTGATATTTTTGGATTAAATTGTTCAACAGGACCAGTTGAAATGACCCCAAGTATTCATTGGTTATGTGAACAAAAAGAAATTCCGATATTGGTAATGCCAAATGCGGGTATGCCGATTAATGAAAACGGGATGGCAAAATATCTGATGTCTGCAAACGAAATTTCCGCTAAATTATATGAATTTGTTAATAAATACGAGATGGTCAAGATTATTGGAGGATGCTGTGGTACTTCTCCAGAACATATTTTACAATTACGTCATATGCTTGACCACAGGAATCAAACTAAGGGTAATGAATAA
- a CDS encoding dihydropteroate synthase, with protein MKSKYNETPKVSSALNSVDLFQSPRPLIIGERLNSQGSKKAKQMVLNNDFDGLIDVARYQVEDGAHCIDVCVATTERSDEKEFMEKLVKRLSLEIEAPLVIDSTDAAVVSIALRQIPGLPIINSINLEGDGSRFTDIAPLMIKYGAPAISMCIGPDGMAKTSTEKVSVASLIHDKSMALGLKPWQLIFDVLTFTLATGEAEYINSASETLQGIKLVKEKFPKVLTTLGLSNVSFGLPTEARKFLNSVFLYHAIQNGLDSVIINPKDIIPYPQISRSEKKKCEDLIFNNSNNALAELISHFSSKGSLQSPSDQRQKQDSTMELDTSWDAGKRCYFRIVNRLKEGIENDVAFAISERNQSDPQMNILETQNENGLTKIKLKGNEEKLHLAAVETLNEVLLPAMKEVGDKFGAGELILPFVLKSAECMKTAVAELEKYLIKQEGISKGRLVLCTVYGDVHDIGKNLVKTIFVNNGYEVFDLGKQVPIPLIVNKIKEVKADAVGLSALLVSTSKQMQLFAEFVRENNINVPVLCGGAAINSDYINRIAKGDGKVYEPGIFYCKTAFEGLKVMNNLMGENRNKFMNDWLQKLSTWKERKYATSESKSNLEDFVSKVMPVNNKPIPPRLDYVYRFKKNDLSLKDIWNYLNKKSLFVLSWGLRGKSAPGLRDEYDKLLTEWKNKVLTEDLFDPQAVYSYFRCRKIDRNNLLIKYTDRNQVESELIFEFPRSSNEQHLCLSDYFDSKNDDVVAFQSVTMGNKVADIIEEWNKQGRYTDAYYLHGLAVESTEALADWINNKIKNELSLKTGGLRYSWGYPSCPDITQHFLVWKLLNPSVNGMTLTESGQIIPEFSTAAIVVHNPVAQYFTL; from the coding sequence ATGAAATCAAAATATAATGAGACTCCAAAAGTATCATCGGCCCTAAATTCGGTAGATCTTTTCCAGAGTCCACGTCCTTTGATAATCGGAGAGAGGTTGAATTCACAAGGTTCAAAAAAAGCGAAACAGATGGTACTAAATAATGACTTTGATGGATTGATAGATGTTGCTAGGTATCAAGTGGAAGATGGTGCTCATTGCATTGATGTATGTGTTGCTACAACAGAACGTTCAGATGAAAAGGAATTTATGGAAAAACTTGTTAAAAGACTAAGCTTAGAAATAGAAGCTCCGCTGGTGATAGATTCGACAGATGCTGCAGTAGTATCAATTGCACTCAGACAAATTCCAGGATTGCCAATCATCAATTCTATTAATCTGGAAGGCGATGGAAGCAGGTTTACTGATATCGCGCCTCTAATGATAAAATATGGAGCACCAGCAATATCAATGTGTATAGGACCTGATGGAATGGCCAAAACCAGCACGGAGAAAGTCTCGGTGGCTAGTTTGATTCATGACAAATCAATGGCACTCGGCCTTAAACCGTGGCAATTGATATTTGATGTATTGACCTTTACATTGGCAACAGGGGAAGCAGAATACATAAACTCAGCCTCTGAAACTCTGCAGGGGATAAAACTGGTCAAGGAGAAGTTTCCTAAAGTTTTAACCACACTCGGGCTAAGTAACGTTAGTTTTGGATTACCCACTGAGGCAAGAAAGTTCCTTAACTCAGTTTTCTTATACCACGCGATACAAAATGGTCTCGATAGTGTTATCATCAATCCGAAAGACATAATCCCTTATCCACAAATTAGCAGATCAGAAAAGAAAAAATGCGAAGATCTGATATTTAATAATAGTAACAATGCCCTTGCCGAACTAATTTCACATTTCTCTTCCAAAGGCAGCCTACAATCTCCAAGTGATCAAAGGCAAAAGCAAGATAGCACAATGGAGTTGGACACCTCATGGGATGCAGGCAAGAGATGTTACTTTAGAATAGTAAATAGACTTAAAGAGGGAATAGAAAATGATGTAGCATTTGCCATTTCCGAACGAAATCAATCTGATCCTCAAATGAACATTTTAGAAACGCAGAACGAAAATGGTTTGACTAAAATCAAGTTAAAAGGAAACGAGGAGAAGTTGCATTTAGCAGCTGTAGAAACACTAAATGAAGTTCTCTTACCAGCAATGAAAGAGGTAGGTGACAAATTTGGAGCAGGTGAATTGATCCTTCCCTTTGTTCTAAAATCGGCCGAATGTATGAAAACAGCTGTAGCAGAATTGGAAAAGTATTTGATCAAACAAGAAGGCATTAGTAAAGGAAGATTGGTGCTTTGTACTGTTTATGGGGATGTCCATGACATTGGAAAAAATTTGGTTAAAACGATTTTCGTAAATAATGGTTATGAGGTGTTTGATTTGGGTAAACAAGTACCAATTCCATTAATTGTTAACAAAATAAAGGAGGTTAAGGCAGATGCTGTTGGACTATCTGCGCTTCTAGTTTCAACTTCAAAACAAATGCAATTATTTGCAGAATTTGTTCGTGAAAATAATATCAATGTTCCTGTCTTATGTGGAGGGGCCGCAATAAACAGTGATTACATCAATAGAATTGCAAAAGGAGATGGTAAAGTGTATGAGCCAGGTATATTTTATTGCAAGACGGCCTTTGAAGGCCTCAAGGTAATGAATAATTTGATGGGTGAAAATAGAAATAAATTCATGAATGATTGGTTGCAAAAACTTTCTACTTGGAAGGAAAGAAAATATGCTACATCAGAATCAAAATCAAACCTAGAAGACTTTGTAAGCAAAGTTATGCCTGTCAATAATAAGCCTATACCTCCCAGATTGGATTATGTATATAGATTCAAAAAGAATGATCTTTCGTTAAAAGATATATGGAATTATTTGAATAAAAAATCTCTTTTTGTGCTTTCTTGGGGTTTGAGAGGAAAGAGCGCACCCGGACTTAGAGACGAATACGATAAACTCTTAACAGAATGGAAGAATAAGGTTTTGACTGAAGATCTTTTTGATCCACAAGCCGTTTACTCTTATTTTAGATGTAGGAAGATAGACAGGAATAACCTATTGATAAAATACACAGATAGAAATCAGGTCGAATCAGAGTTAATTTTTGAGTTTCCGAGATCATCAAACGAGCAGCATTTATGTCTTTCTGATTATTTTGATTCAAAAAATGATGATGTAGTTGCATTTCAATCAGTGACCATGGGAAATAAAGTGGCCGACATAATAGAAGAGTGGAATAAGCAAGGCCGTTATACCGACGCGTATTATCTGCATGGACTTGCAGTTGAATCTACGGAGGCGCTTGCCGATTGGATTAATAACAAAATAAAAAACGAACTGTCACTAAAAACAGGTGGTCTAAGATATAGCTGGGGTTATCCAAGTTGTCCTGACATAACTCAACACTTTCTAGTATGGAAACTTCTAAATCCATCTGTCAATGGAATGACGCTTACAGAGAGCGGTCAAATAATCCCTGAATTCTCGACTGCTGCTATTGTTGTACATAACCCAGTTGCGCAATATTTCACATTGTAG
- a CDS encoding glycosyltransferase family 2 protein has translation MALSNVPKIVNTRELDNKRWFVRALLLSAVLTILFAKVYLTVYVIDMGVGIYSILTSFVLFNILFISYFKYKDPYLKVFDKKIPESEKPLVSIVVPVKNEEADITTCIQSCINQTYKKKEIIVIDDGSTDKTGSILDEIKNDNPSTNLRIVHLKESVGKKKAIEAASKIAKGEIYAFMDSDCDMAHDATEKAVQLFYSDKQLGALTGHGRVKNRHAGGFRDHFLEKLQDVYADGACRAQKGMESVFSSVTCCAGSLSFYRRDAIQDFIPQWARDRFLGMEFKFATDRRMTAHVLSTRPPLLSYSSTHQSQTAMPIVGSEGYTSKSMLSNDSESVESNSDGKEEVNGYWKVLYSQNIRVNIGVPPTLDSLVKQQVRWRKSFIRSLFAAGGIFWKRPFYVALLYYLQTSMKFIRPYIVATTVVFMPLMGDYITPIVWFAGVLFTGMIYAVDFRLRNPGDRNWLYRPFFTLLSTYVYTWLLIYAAITIKKTGWR, from the coding sequence TTGGCTTTGAGTAATGTACCTAAAATTGTTAATACACGAGAATTAGATAATAAAAGATGGTTTGTGAGGGCATTGCTCTTGTCTGCCGTATTGACAATTTTATTTGCTAAAGTTTACTTGACTGTGTATGTCATAGACATGGGAGTAGGCATTTACAGTATACTTACATCCTTTGTTTTGTTTAATATTTTGTTTATATCTTATTTTAAATACAAGGATCCTTACCTGAAAGTTTTTGATAAGAAAATTCCTGAGAGTGAAAAGCCGTTAGTATCTATAGTTGTACCGGTGAAAAATGAGGAAGCCGATATTACGACATGTATACAATCTTGCATAAATCAAACATACAAGAAAAAAGAGATTATAGTAATAGATGACGGAAGCACTGATAAGACTGGGTCCATATTAGACGAGATAAAAAATGATAATCCTTCTACCAACCTTAGGATTGTCCATTTAAAGGAGAGCGTTGGCAAGAAAAAAGCAATAGAAGCTGCAAGCAAGATAGCAAAAGGTGAAATTTACGCCTTTATGGATAGTGATTGCGACATGGCACATGATGCGACTGAAAAGGCTGTTCAACTCTTCTATTCAGACAAGCAATTAGGTGCCTTAACCGGACATGGAAGGGTTAAAAACCGTCATGCTGGTGGCTTTAGAGATCACTTTCTTGAAAAGTTACAAGATGTATACGCCGATGGTGCTTGCAGAGCTCAAAAAGGGATGGAAAGTGTTTTTTCATCTGTTACATGTTGTGCTGGTTCTTTGAGCTTTTATCGAAGGGATGCAATTCAAGACTTTATTCCACAATGGGCAAGAGACAGATTCCTAGGAATGGAATTTAAATTCGCCACCGATAGGAGAATGACTGCACATGTGTTATCGACCCGTCCACCATTGCTATCTTACAGTTCTACCCATCAAAGCCAAACTGCAATGCCTATCGTAGGCAGCGAAGGTTATACCTCAAAAAGTATGTTGTCAAATGATTCAGAAAGCGTAGAGTCAAATTCGGATGGAAAAGAAGAAGTAAATGGGTATTGGAAGGTATTGTATTCACAAAATATCAGAGTAAACATTGGTGTTCCACCTACACTGGATTCACTTGTTAAACAGCAAGTAAGATGGAGGAAAAGTTTCATCAGAAGTCTCTTTGCAGCTGGGGGGATATTTTGGAAGAGACCTTTCTATGTAGCATTATTATATTATTTACAGACTTCAATGAAATTTATCAGGCCCTATATAGTTGCCACAACCGTCGTCTTCATGCCACTAATGGGAGATTATATTACCCCCATAGTTTGGTTTGCCGGAGTATTATTTACAGGAATGATTTATGCAGTAGACTTTAGACTTCGTAACCCTGGCGATAGAAATTGGTTATATCGACCATTCTTTACACTATTATCAACTTATGTATACACCTGGTTATTGATATATGCAGCAATTACTATCAAAAAGACCGGATGGAGATAA
- a CDS encoding ATP-grasp domain-containing protein, with protein sequence MRRQISTVLIPGASAPAGINTIKSLRLSDFRGKILSTDSNNLSAGFYLSDFYEVIPEAEADDYLEVLLNIIDKYSIEVLMPSSGYDIFPFSEYKSKLKKHGVFPIVSDRKILEICRDKISTFNHLNKEFSLPFTTLNPQEIDTYPIIAKPRYGKGSRDVIQVNDQKELQYVSSKYTSMIYQEYLPGDEYTIDVMSDLDGNPIVSVPRVRLQTKSGISTKGKIILDKYLIEESMEIVRKLKIIGPSCIQMKKDKIGDFKLVEINPRLGGGTIFTTLAGANFPKMIIDLVEGKTLQAPKISEVTVLRYFEEIVLDERNKINYIGKDLLTSNACRM encoded by the coding sequence TTGCGTAGACAAATTTCCACAGTATTGATACCCGGTGCTTCTGCACCAGCTGGCATTAATACGATAAAATCCTTACGATTGTCAGATTTTAGGGGTAAGATATTATCCACTGATTCAAACAATCTATCAGCAGGCTTTTATCTATCTGATTTCTATGAGGTAATTCCCGAAGCGGAAGCAGACGACTATTTGGAAGTATTGCTGAATATAATTGATAAATACTCCATAGAGGTGTTAATGCCCTCTTCTGGCTATGATATTTTTCCTTTCAGCGAATACAAGTCCAAGCTAAAAAAGCATGGGGTTTTTCCAATTGTAAGTGATAGAAAGATCTTGGAGATTTGTAGAGACAAAATAAGCACATTTAACCATTTGAACAAGGAATTTAGTCTTCCATTTACCACGTTAAATCCTCAAGAAATAGACACTTACCCAATTATTGCAAAACCACGCTACGGAAAAGGTAGTAGAGATGTTATTCAAGTAAATGATCAAAAAGAGCTACAATATGTATCCTCAAAATATACGAGCATGATTTACCAGGAATACCTTCCTGGTGATGAATACACCATAGATGTGATGAGTGACCTAGACGGAAATCCTATTGTTTCAGTACCAAGGGTAAGACTACAAACAAAGAGTGGTATATCTACTAAGGGTAAAATAATTTTAGACAAGTATTTAATTGAAGAGTCAATGGAAATCGTAAGGAAACTAAAAATTATCGGTCCTTCGTGTATTCAAATGAAGAAAGACAAAATTGGCGATTTTAAACTGGTTGAGATTAATCCAAGACTAGGGGGTGGAACCATTTTTACAACATTGGCTGGTGCCAACTTTCCAAAAATGATAATTGACCTAGTAGAAGGGAAGACTTTGCAAGCACCAAAAATATCTGAAGTCACAGTTTTAAGATATTTTGAGGAAATAGTATTAGACGAAAGAAATAAGATTAACTACATCGGAAAAGACCTTTTAACCAGTAATGCATGTCGTATGTGA
- a CDS encoding PHP domain-containing protein — MLLNKQEDMHIHCNYNDHSDFDLTASNIIRVAEEKKLTRIAITEHVRKSSDWTEKYLEDVNSQIPKSRVKILLGFEAKILQDGEIDCPEEYLCKNYFIIASFHTKYPKEQWYSSLIEAIKNPFVNVIGHLAPEIGFSLTDSEIEKLGNLLIEHHKIVEINSKYVRPPIQFINIFKSQGVSFHLGSDAHSLKDIGDFNRINHLINLIEK, encoded by the coding sequence ATGTTACTTAACAAGCAAGAAGACATGCACATTCACTGCAATTATAACGATCATTCTGACTTTGATTTGACGGCTTCAAATATAATCCGCGTTGCTGAAGAGAAAAAATTGACCAGAATAGCTATTACAGAACATGTGAGAAAATCATCAGACTGGACCGAAAAATATCTAGAAGATGTTAATAGTCAAATTCCGAAAAGCCGAGTAAAAATTCTTCTGGGATTTGAGGCAAAGATCTTACAAGATGGAGAAATAGACTGCCCCGAAGAATACCTTTGCAAAAATTACTTTATTATTGCAAGTTTTCATACTAAATATCCAAAGGAACAGTGGTATTCATCTTTAATCGAAGCAATCAAAAATCCGTTCGTCAATGTGATAGGGCATTTGGCTCCTGAAATTGGCTTTAGTCTTACTGATTCAGAGATAGAGAAATTAGGTAATCTTTTGATAGAGCATCATAAAATTGTAGAGATTAATTCAAAGTATGTTAGACCCCCCATACAATTCATAAATATTTTCAAAAGTCAAGGTGTTAGTTTTCACTTGGGGAGCGATGCACACTCGCTTAAAGATATAGGCGATTTTAATAGAATAAACCATTTGATAAATCTTATAGAAAAGTAA
- the bshC gene encoding bacillithiol biosynthesis protein BshC: protein MGSNTVATIDGDSKFNAIFSKYLNSSDSDISKFVESIPSKFEDAVMALNREPATIDSEFVRSNRINLKTVVTKFHNKAGTLDDKIKNQIDALEDQKLKIIVGIHQPNLFAFSGVFKKIVLLQELANHIKKTDSTVIPLFLIVDHDFMDDKWMHIAKLPSVRSSSGVLDLRYPINESTRWKISSKTEPPTRSLIRDWEDQIYNWIKNSKNLTKHEIKSLYSRYKEFWNIVEESISIADSYSQFNSIIMSKIANSIWGYNILFVNLSDMSTVFKRGYNYLLSENDTYLKSLDKSETFFRARGIYTGVSANLNKHSPLWLHCNCGSKASSKIRYDDNDGATLIGKCISCKKNLSLFIGKKDKASIQEEKLDMVSPRAIPILLLLSRELSIAGYISGTGGSIGYTLVGKKVFDDLNVKLPTMVLWAGNDIYTGFAQKEASNYLSDNNITNIPNFVLEIDKKYSDLRNKIEPLISKRSMVHNDEEQLDKLLTELFSYKQEQRKIKELQRNVQKSRNAIKLKPCIIDYAVNLGIKQVEYEWSNKLVENNDLTKPVVIN, encoded by the coding sequence TTGGGAAGTAACACGGTAGCCACTATTGACGGTGATAGTAAATTCAATGCAATTTTTTCAAAGTATCTGAACTCATCGGATTCAGATATTAGCAAGTTCGTAGAATCAATCCCGTCGAAATTCGAGGACGCTGTAATGGCCCTAAATCGTGAGCCTGCGACCATTGATAGCGAATTCGTGCGATCAAATCGAATTAATCTAAAAACCGTTGTTACAAAATTTCACAATAAAGCTGGCACTTTAGATGACAAAATAAAAAATCAAATAGATGCCCTCGAAGATCAAAAACTCAAAATAATTGTGGGCATTCACCAACCAAACCTATTTGCTTTTAGTGGTGTATTTAAGAAAATTGTCCTTTTACAAGAATTGGCAAATCATATTAAGAAAACGGATTCTACAGTCATTCCCTTGTTTTTGATAGTGGATCACGATTTTATGGATGATAAGTGGATGCACATTGCTAAATTGCCAAGTGTGAGAAGTTCAAGTGGAGTCTTGGATTTAAGATATCCCATCAATGAATCTACACGATGGAAGATATCAAGTAAAACTGAACCTCCTACTAGGTCACTAATCAGAGACTGGGAAGATCAGATTTACAATTGGATTAAAAATAGCAAAAATTTAACAAAACATGAGATAAAATCACTCTATTCGAGATACAAGGAATTTTGGAACATCGTAGAAGAGTCGATCTCAATTGCGGATTCTTACTCCCAATTCAATTCTATAATTATGTCAAAAATTGCTAATTCTATTTGGGGGTACAATATATTGTTTGTAAATCTTTCTGATATGTCCACTGTATTTAAGAGAGGATATAATTATCTACTCTCGGAGAACGATACATATTTAAAATCTTTGGACAAGTCAGAAACCTTTTTCAGGGCTCGTGGGATTTACACAGGGGTTAGTGCTAATCTAAATAAACATTCACCATTGTGGTTACATTGTAATTGTGGGAGTAAAGCTTCTTCCAAAATCCGATACGATGATAATGATGGAGCAACCCTTATAGGAAAATGCATATCTTGTAAAAAGAATTTGTCGTTATTTATAGGGAAAAAAGATAAGGCATCAATTCAAGAAGAAAAACTGGATATGGTATCTCCGAGAGCAATTCCTATTTTACTTTTACTTTCGAGGGAATTATCAATTGCCGGGTATATTTCAGGGACAGGGGGAAGTATTGGATATACTCTAGTAGGCAAGAAGGTCTTTGACGATTTAAATGTAAAACTTCCCACAATGGTACTCTGGGCAGGAAATGACATTTATACAGGATTTGCACAAAAAGAGGCCTCCAATTATCTTAGCGATAATAATATAACTAACATTCCTAACTTTGTTTTGGAAATAGACAAAAAATATAGCGATCTAAGGAACAAAATAGAACCACTAATCTCCAAAAGAAGTATGGTCCACAATGATGAAGAACAATTAGATAAATTGCTGACGGAATTATTTAGCTATAAACAGGAGCAGAGGAAAATAAAAGAATTACAAAGAAACGTACAAAAGTCAAGAAATGCTATAAAACTTAAACCATGTATAATAGATTACGCAGTCAATTTAGGAATAAAACAAGTAGAATATGAATGGTCAAATAAATTGGTAGAGAATAATGATCTCACAAAGCCAGTCGTAATAAATTAA
- a CDS encoding ATP-grasp domain-containing protein has protein sequence MKKINALVTSVGGIVAQGIIKSLKFHNFYQNQTGHKYEILGTDINYEAAGLYRVDKFSIVNKPSERNYLKTILEVCIMNKIHVLFIGSDVELPVLCKYKDEIENKTGAKVITSQENIVNMCRDKYLTYEFLDKNDLNSIPTCLPENLGTFLKEEKFPLIVKPREGFGSKLFHIVGNRKELNFAIRSIENANWKPMIQKYLKNDAKEYTTGITVDSDGRQIMSSITLRKVLKHGQTYKAYIDKFPKVERICNQIAHSLGAYGPVNIQTRVDADDNKVKIIEINPRFSASCPMRTVAGINEPDIIVRNVLYNEKIKIEKYRHLICMRYWNETYLDKKEIERAKSSKSNVKKVNSEIVDYF, from the coding sequence ATGAAAAAAATTAATGCTCTGGTCACGTCTGTAGGCGGAATAGTAGCCCAAGGAATAATTAAATCATTAAAATTCCATAATTTTTATCAAAACCAAACAGGTCATAAGTACGAGATTTTGGGTACGGACATAAACTATGAAGCTGCGGGTCTTTACCGAGTTGATAAGTTTTCTATTGTTAACAAACCTTCCGAACGTAATTATTTGAAAACAATTCTGGAGGTGTGTATTATGAATAAGATTCATGTATTGTTTATAGGATCTGATGTAGAGCTCCCAGTTCTTTGCAAATACAAAGACGAAATTGAAAATAAAACTGGGGCCAAAGTAATTACCAGTCAGGAAAACATAGTTAACATGTGCAGAGACAAATATCTCACCTATGAGTTTCTGGATAAAAACGATCTGAACTCTATTCCAACATGTTTGCCAGAAAATTTAGGAACGTTTTTAAAGGAAGAAAAGTTTCCCTTGATAGTAAAACCACGTGAAGGATTTGGATCTAAATTGTTTCACATAGTCGGTAATCGCAAAGAACTGAATTTTGCTATACGATCCATTGAAAACGCAAATTGGAAGCCAATGATTCAAAAATATTTGAAAAACGATGCGAAGGAATACACGACAGGAATTACGGTAGACAGTGACGGTAGACAGATTATGTCGTCAATCACGTTGAGGAAAGTTTTGAAACACGGACAAACATACAAAGCTTATATAGATAAATTCCCGAAGGTCGAAAGGATATGCAATCAGATAGCGCACAGTTTAGGAGCTTATGGTCCAGTTAATATTCAAACAAGAGTTGATGCAGACGACAATAAAGTGAAGATCATAGAAATAAATCCTCGCTTCTCAGCTTCTTGTCCAATGAGAACAGTTGCCGGAATCAATGAACCCGATATAATTGTGCGTAACGTTTTGTATAATGAGAAGATAAAGATTGAAAAATACAGACATTTGATTTGTATGAGATACTGGAATGAAACTTATTTAGATAAGAAGGAAATTGAAAGGGCCAAGTCAAGTAAATCAAATGTAAAGAAAGTGAATTCAGAAATTGTTGACTATTTTTGA
- a CDS encoding PIG-L deacetylase family protein has product MSNTSKSKNILVFGAHPDDIEIGMGGTVTKLSRLGYNVKLIIATLPNFTENDKKEERKMEAIRSSKVMGCPEPDFLDLPTEQMIHSRKLIGIMDKYMLDYKPAAVFTQWVGDSHQDHQALTKSVISGSRDTTDLYMYETTIPGGITEQAFRPQLFIDMTDYIEPKKSALECFESQQARCGPIWIDAIVGRAAYRGYQLNCKYAEAFEIIRISKW; this is encoded by the coding sequence ATGTCAAATACATCTAAATCCAAGAACATTCTTGTTTTTGGAGCCCACCCCGACGATATCGAGATAGGTATGGGGGGAACAGTTACAAAATTATCCAGACTTGGATACAATGTTAAACTGATAATTGCTACCCTTCCCAACTTTACAGAAAACGACAAAAAGGAAGAAAGAAAAATGGAAGCCATAAGGTCTTCCAAAGTAATGGGATGTCCCGAGCCAGATTTTTTAGACCTTCCGACTGAACAAATGATCCATAGCAGAAAGCTTATAGGAATTATGGATAAATACATGCTCGATTACAAACCCGCTGCAGTTTTTACACAATGGGTAGGAGATTCTCATCAAGATCATCAAGCGTTAACCAAATCAGTTATTTCTGGCAGTAGAGATACTACAGACCTTTACATGTATGAAACAACAATCCCTGGAGGAATTACCGAACAGGCATTCAGACCACAACTTTTCATAGATATGACTGATTATATAGAACCAAAAAAATCTGCTTTAGAATGCTTTGAATCTCAGCAAGCTCGATGTGGCCCGATATGGATTGATGCAATAGTAGGAAGAGCCGCGTATAGAGGCTATCAGCTAAATTGCAAATATGCCGAAGCTTTTGAGATAATCAGGATTTCTAAATGGTAA